The segment GGGATACTCAGAAGTCGGGTCAGGGCTGGGGCGTCTCAGCTGCTGGTATCTGCCTCCTACCAGGGAGAGCCGAGTGCCCTCCTGTCAGGCTGGGAGTCAGGGAGCTTCAGGGCGAGGGCGCAGGTGGGGAGCAGTGTGGGTCCGTGGGGCCTGGGACCGCCTGCTGGCCCCCTTCCTGGGATGACAGGACTCTGAGTCAGGGTTTGGCTGGCCACACCCTGGCCTGGCGGCGGGGTGGGTCTGGTTTTGCTCTGCGCAGTGGCCGGTTACCCGAgccctggcctcagtttctcagCAGGCTCCCTACTAGGACGTGCAGGCGTAAATCTGTGACTCTTGCCCGATTGTCGGCGCTAGAGCTTTCCCAGCAAGAAAGGAATGAGAGCCTTTGCCTGGCTGGCTTTCTGCCCACTGTGGGCTCCATCAGCCTGCAGATGGAGGGGCGTCCCCCGTTCAGCCAGGCCGGGGCCGTGCCAGGCACAGACACACACGAGTGAGACACTGTTCTCAGGAACCTGGGGTCCCCGCAAGCAGGAATCTCACATGGGCCTGGGTCACCCTGTCTCCGGAGACCTGGGAAGGCATGGCTTCCAGGCGCGAGTCTTCACTGAATGCTTGCTCTTTGTATGAAACCCACTCCCTGCCCTGAACCTGGGCAGCCCCCCAGCTCCTGGCTCCCCGAGGGCTCCTCTCCTGCGGGCCCCGCCTTCTGGGCCACAGGCAGCAGCAGCTCTGCGTGGCCCTGCTGAGGTCTCAGGGCCTGTGCCCTCCTATCCCAGACCTGCTGGCCAGAGGCCTCCCTCCTCTCAGCCTCCTTGGTGAGCTGGCTTCTCGGGGGGCAGGTCCCCGGGCTGAGTCAGAGTGGGGCGGAGGACATGCCCTGCACCGATTACAAGCTCCCAGAGGGGATCTGTAAGCAGGCACCCCAGGGTGCCACTCAAGAGTGCACCGTCGAGTGCAGGCCACTGGGCCTGGagtccccaccccacctgctGCGTCCTGTCCAGGGCCCTTGAAGCTGGTGCCCCTGAGGAGCTGCTGGTGACCACAGGCACCTGCCCCCCACGCTGCTGCTTCGGGGCAGGGAGGGCCCAGGTGCATCCTGGGGGTCGGCTCCAGCCCCTGTGCCCCCAGCTGAGTCTCCAGGCTTTCTGGCCCACGGGCCCCCTCCTCTCCACCCGCCCTCGCTCAGGCAGGGGAGAGGCAGAACTTTGGGTGGCTGGCACGGGTTTCCACTTCCTCCTGGGTAGGCGGTGCCCAGGAGGCTACGAATGGGGGCTGGGGGATGAGAGCTGCCTCTGCTCCCGCCGCGGCACCCCTGAGCTCTGCGGCCTGTGGTGTCTTCAGCGGGGAGCCCCCTCCCACTCCTGATCCTGGCGGTGAGGTGGATAGAGGTGCTGAAGCAGGGAAACACGGCAGGCAGGAACCTCTCCTGGGGTGTCTGGGGCCCTGTGGGGTGCTCCCCGCCAGTGGCTCTGGCCCGTCAGACCTTGAGAGCTTGGCTGAAatgttttccttcttcccctgcctCTGCCAGGAAACCCTTCACTTCACACCATGAAGCTGGACATCCAGTGTGAGCAGCTCAGCGACGCCCGCTGGACGGAGCTGCTGCCTCTGATCCAGCAGTACGAGGTGGTCAGGTAGGACCGCTGTGCCCACCGACCTGGGGGGCCACCCTCCGGGGGTGAGCTGTGCTCCCAGGTCATGGGGGGCCACCCTCCCGGGGGTGAGCTGTGCTCCCAGGTCATGGGGGGCCACCCTCCCGGGGGTGAGCTGTGCTCCCAGGTCATGGGGGGCCACCCTCCCGGGGTGAGCTGTGCTCCCAGGTCACGTCACTTAGAGAAAGTCGaggtgacagtcgctcagtcgtgtccaactcttcacgaccccatggactgtagctcaccccaatcctctgtccatgggcttttcaggcaagaaaactggagtgggttgccattcccttctccaggggatcttcctgacccagggatcgaacttgggtctcccttattgcaggcagactctttactgtctgagccaccagggaagcccttacacttGTAGACGCTTGATATAAACCTTGCATGGTTTTCTGCGGCGTGAAGTATTACTCTTTCTGTACTTTTCCAGCCATTTGAAGGTAAACTCATTCTGGCTGGGCCTGCAGGTCAGAGCGTCCCCTTCCCCTGGGCACGAAGTTGCTGCAGCCCGCTCATGGGGGCagtctgccccctgccctggccaGGCTGTGGTCGAATCTGAGCCCAGACTAGCCCTCTAACCCAGAAGCTCCTCAGGGCTCACAAGCAAGAGACAAGAGCCTGTCTGCTTCACGTTTTCCTTTTGGGTTTATTTGAAGTAGTTTTAGGTTTACGGAAGAGTCACAAAACGAGGCAGGGTCCCCTGTGCCCCGTCACCTGGGGCGCTGGTCAAGGTGAGGCGCCCGACATGGCCTGGACTCAACGTCACCAGCTTTTCCGAGAGCGTCGTGCAGGCCCCCACGGCCCCTCCCGTCTGTGatggcctctctgtccctcttgTCCTTGGCTGCCTGACGGTGGGGTCTGCTCGCTGGGGCTCTGGTGAAAGTCCCTCTGACACCTTCCCGTGGTTGAGTCACACGTCTTTGGGAAGACAACAGAATGACATTGTGTCCTGCCTGGCATGCTGTACCGTGGAGATATTGTCCCAGGGGTGCCACATGGTCACCCCCGGTGGTCACCGTGGCTGCTGATGAGGGGGTGTTGCCGGTTCTCAGGGTGAGACACCTTCAGGCTCTGCTAACATTTTGCTTCTGCTCAGAGCTTTGCCCACCCATCTTTGCATCTGTTGGTGGGTCTTGCCAGACAGCATTACTAGGACTTTGTCAGCTGGGAGTGTAGTTTCTGCCTTCCTTCCACGTTTCTCGATTGTCTTTTCCGGGCGACAGCTGGCGCCCCTCCCACCTGGGTCCACTCGATTGTTTACTTGGTTGCCTGGCGGTGGTGCTGGGTCGCGCTCTGGCGCGTCCCGCGCTGGCCTCCCTGGGACCTGCAGCGGGCCTGTGCTCTTGAGCTGCTCCGTCTGGGTCTGGTTTCTCTTCCTGGAAGTGGACAGGCGCCGTACCTGCTGCCTGTGCCCCGTGGAAGGTGTGGGGGCACACGTCCCTACACATGTCGTTATCTTAACAGGTTCACGAGCTGATCTGgtcacttctttctctttcattgtaAGATGTGCTGTGACCTGCGTTGTTCAGTTCTTGGCCcaagtgaaaggttgttgctgagccgtgaaagacactgggattcttggcctctgcaggagaggaattcaatccagggccagtgacgaggcttgatcgctcagagcttttgtgtgataaagttttattaaagcataaaggagatagagacagcttctgacacagacatcagaagggggcacaAAGAGTGTCCCCCTGCACTAGCATCCATCtgtagctggatgttatatagctactagcagtctgctaattagagaaagggcttctcctgtggctcagttggtaaagaatccacctgtaatgcggagacctgggttcgatccctggcttgggaagatcccctggagaagggaagggctacccactccagtatcctggcctggagaattccacggactgtaaagtccatggggttgcaaagagtcagacacaactgagcggtcATGCCCTCCAGGAGTCTATTTCCCAGCCCTGTGTCAGTtctggcagctcagtggtggggtcaatggcgacctcctccaagagggctcatgccacacccaggtctgcagcCCACTGCTCACCTGTGCCTCCAGTGAACTAAGGAGGACTGGAaggggtaaatttaactcagatgaccatcatatctactactgtgggcaagaatcacctataagaaatggggtagccatcacagtcaacagaagagtccaaagtgcaatacttggatgcagtctcaaaaatgacagaatgatccctgttcatttccaaggcaaaccattcgatatcacggtaatccaagtctatgccccgaccagtaacgctgaagaagcccAAGTTGAACgtgtctatgaagacctataagaccttttagaactaaaacccaaaaaagatgtccttttcattataggggactgggatgcaaaagtaggaagtcaagaaacacctggagtaacaggcaaatttggccttggaatacggaatgaggcagggcaaagactaatagagttttgccaagaaaatgcactggtcataacaaacaccctcttccaacaacacaagagaagactctgtacatggacatcaccagatggtcaacaccaaaatcagattgattatattctttgcagccaaagatggagaagctctatacagtcagcaaaaacaagaccaggagctgactgtggctcagatcatgaactccttattgccaaattcagacttaaattgaagaaagtagggaaaaccattagaccattcgggtatgacctaaatcaaatcccttatgattatacagtggaagcgagaaatagatttagatctgatagatacagtgcctgatgaactatggatggaggtttgtgacattgtacgggagacagggatcaagaccatccccatggaaaagaaatgcaaaaaaggaaaatggctgtctgaggaggccttacaaatagctgtgaaaaaaagagaagcaaaaagcaaaggagaaaaggaaagatatacccatttgaatgcagaattccaaagaatagtaaggagagataagaaagccttcctcagtgatctgtgcaaagaaatagagaaaaacaatagaatgggaaagactagaggtctcttcaagaaaattagagataccaagggaacatttcatacaaagatgggctcaataaaggacagaaatggtatggacctaacagaaacagaagatattaagaagaggtggcaagaatacacagaagaactatacaaaaaagatcttcatgacccaaataaccatgatggtgtgatcactcacctagagccagacatcctggaatgtgaagtcaagtgggccttaggaagcatcactacgaacaaagctagtggaggtgatggaattccagttgagctatttcaaatcctgaaagatgatgctgtgaaagtgctatacacTCGAtacgccagcaaatctggaaaactcagcagtggccacaggactggaaaaggtcagttttcattccaatcccaaagaaaagcaatgccaaagaatggtcaaactactgcacaattgcactcatctcacacgctagtaaagtaatgctcaaaattctccaagccaggcttcagcaatacgtgaaccgtgaacttccagatgttcaaggtggttttagaaaaggcagaggaaccagagatcaaattgccaacacctgctggatcatcgaaaaagcaagagagttccagaaaaaacgtctacttctgctttattgactatgccaaagcctttaactgtggggatcacaataaactgtggaaaattcttcaagagatgggaataccagaccaccttacctgcctcttgagaaacctatatgcgggtcaggaagcaacagttagaactggacatggaacaacagactggttccaaatatgaaaaggagtacgtcaaggctgtatcctgtcaccctgcttatttaacttatatgcagagtacatcatgagaaatactgggctggaggaagcacaagctggaatcgagattgccaggagaaatatcaataacttcagatacgcagatgacgccacccttaggccagaaagtgaagaagagcctcttgatgaaagagtgaaaaagttggcttaaacctcaacattcagaaaactaagatcatggcatcccgtcccatcacttcatgaaaaatagatggggaaacagtgagaagagtggcaggttttatttttctgggctccaaaatcactgcagatggtgactgcagccatgaaattaaaagatgcttactccttggaaggaaagttatgaccaacctagagaacatattaaaaaccaaagacattactttaccaacaaaggtccatctcgtcaaggctgtggtttttccagtagtcatgtatggatgtgatagttggactataaagaaagctgagcaccgaagaattgatgcttttgaactgtggtgttggagaagactcttgagagtcccttggatagcaaggaaatccaaccagttcaccctaaaggaaatccttcctgaatattcattggaaggactgatgttgaagctgaaactccaagactttggccacctgatgtgaagaactgactcattggaaaagaccctgatgctgggaaagattgagggcgggaagagaaggggatgacagaggatgagatggttggatggcatcagcaactcagtggacatgagtttgggtaaactccgggagttggtgatggacagggaggcctcgtgtgctgcagttcatggggttgcaaagagtcggacatgactgagtgactgaactgagctgaattagagaaaggagatgtcccaaaactcagagactggcaccaggcccctcacccacaacatgcattttgagataacattggcagcTGGTGAGTCATCCTGAGCCATGAAACAATTGACAGAAGTCTTgaggaaaggcaggtttccaagtaaaGACATCGTGTCATTAACATAGTGTAAGAGAACATttgcatgagtaaaacatactggttagTCAAGTGGGCTCTTAGGCAGAACCAACTTGGAGACCGAGTCTAGGGTGAATAcacagttcattaacatagcttgaGAAAAGCATTTGCGTGAGAAAAATgcttggttagctcaaggttgaGAAAAGTTCTGCTGGAACCAGGTGTTGTCATGGCAACGCAGAGTTTTAAAAGAAGCCTTTTGTAaatttgtggagaaggaaaaaaacctaaCACTTGTAGTTTGTCTCCTCTGCCGCTTGAGAGAGAGTGAGCGTCTGACCCTTGCAGCCTGCCTCCCGCCCGTGGCCTTCCTGCCTGGTGCCCTGTCGCGGGATGCTCCCCGGCCGCCGTGTGCAGTGACGGTGTGTCTGCCCGCAGGCTGGACGACTGCGGCCTCACGGAGGTGCGCTGCAAGGACATCGGGTCCGCGCTGCAGGCCAACGCGTCCCTGACGGAGCTCAGCCTGCGCACCAACGAGCTCGGCGACGGCGGCGTGCTGCTGGTGCTCCAGGGCCTGCAGAGCCCCACCTGCAAGATCCAGAAGCTCAGGTGCGGCGCTTGGGTGGGCTGGCCCTGGGCCCCGAGTCTCCCACAGCCTAGGTGGCTTGTCTTCGGCGGGGGGGTTGGTGGCTCTCAGGCCCCCTGACGGCCCGTgtctccagcctccaaaactgctGCCTGACGGAGGCTGGCTGCGGAGTCCTGCCGGGCGTGCTGCGCTCCCTGCCCACCCTGCGGGAGCTGCACCTCAGCGACAACCCGCTGGGGGATGCCGGCCTGCGGCTGCTTTGTGAGGGGCTCCTGGACCCCCAGTGCCGCCTGGAGAAGCTGCAGTGAGTGTGCCTGCCCGGGGCCCTGCGTGGCCTCAACCACCCCGGGCACCCCCAGCCCTGTTCTCACCCATCCCCTGCGTTGTGCGGAGTGTCTGCCCTGGGCAGGTCCCCTCCCAGCTCATCGCCTGCGGGGAGCTTTGAGGCGGCCCTGTGGCCCTGGGGAGCCTAGATGGGGTCAGTGTTGGCTGGAGGAGGCTGAGCCCGAAAGGCCCAGCTGGGCCAGGTCTCTACCAGGGAGACAGCCCCTGGCCCCTGTGCTGTCCCACCTGGGAGCCCGAcagcctctgctgtcctcttcacTGGGGCGGGGGGAAACGAGACCAGACAGGTGCCCTCCAGGCCAGGCTCAGGGCTGACCACCGCTTGCCCCCAGGCTGGAGTACTGCAGCCTGACAGCCGCCAGCTGCGAGCCCCTGGCCGCGGTGCTCAGGGCCACGCGGGACCTGAAGGAGCTCGTGGTGAGCAACAATGACATCGGCGAGGCCGGGGTCCAGGCGCTGTGCCGGGGCCTGGCGGAGTCTGCTTGCCAGCTGGAGACTCTCAAGTAAGCTGCTGTCGGgagtggggcggggcagggggcacGGGCGGGCATGGGGTTGGgggctccccagctcccggcGCCTCTCGTGCCCCCAGATTGGAGAACTGCGGCCTCACGGCGGCCAACTGCAAAGACCTGTGTGGGATCGTGGCCTCCCAGGCCTCGCTGAAGGACCTGGACCTGGGCAGCAACCGGCTGGGCGACGCGGGCCTTGCGGAGCTGTGCCCCGGGCTGCTGAGCCCCAG is part of the Bos javanicus breed banteng chromosome 29, ARS-OSU_banteng_1.0, whole genome shotgun sequence genome and harbors:
- the RNH1 gene encoding ribonuclease inhibitor isoform X2: MRGLRRAWRAAAALGGRRSLPPPAPRRGNPSLHTMKLDIQCEQLSDARWTELLPLIQQYEVVRLDDCGLTEVRCKDIGSALQANASLTELSLRTNELGDGGVLLVLQGLQSPTCKIQKLSLQNCCLTEAGCGVLPGVLRSLPTLRELHLSDNPLGDAGLRLLCEGLLDPQCRLEKLQLEYCSLTAASCEPLAAVLRATRDLKELVVSNNDIGEAGVQALCRGLAESACQLETLKLENCGLTAANCKDLCGIVASQASLKDLDLGSNRLGDAGLAELCPGLLSPSSQLRTLWLWECDLTVSGCRDLCRVLQAKEALKELSLAGNSLGDEGAQLLCESLLQPGCQLESLWVKSCGFTAACCQHFSSMLTQNKHLLELQLSSNPLGDAGVHVLCQALGQPGTVLRVLWVGDCELTNSSCGGLASLLLASPSLRELDLSNNGLGDPGVLQLLGSLEQPACSLEQLVLYDIYWTEAVDERLRAVEESKPGLRIIS
- the RNH1 gene encoding ribonuclease inhibitor isoform X1, with amino-acid sequence MKLDIQCEQLSDARWTELLPLIQQYEVVRLDDCGLTEVRCKDIGSALQANASLTELSLRTNELGDGGVLLVLQGLQSPTCKIQKLSLQNCCLTEAGCGVLPGVLRSLPTLRELHLSDNPLGDAGLRLLCEGLLDPQCRLEKLQLEYCSLTAASCEPLAAVLRATRDLKELVVSNNDIGEAGVQALCRGLAESACQLETLKLENCGLTAANCKDLCGIVASQASLKDLDLGSNRLGDAGLAELCPGLLSPSSQLRTLWLWECDLTVSGCRDLCRVLQAKEALKELSLAGNSLGDEGAQLLCESLLQPGCQLESLWVKSCGFTAACCQHFSSMLTQNKHLLELQLSSNPLGDAGVHVLCQALGQPGTVLRVLWVGDCELTNSSCGGLASLLLASPSLRELDLSNNGLGDPGVLQLLGSLEQPACSLEQLVLYDIYWTEAVDERLRAVEESKPGLRIIS